A region from the Nonlabens sp. YIK11 genome encodes:
- a CDS encoding mucoidy inhibitor MuiA family protein, translated as MRLFPILFFTATLIHAQQIVDSNIDDVTVYLRGAKVTRTATASLKSGSNEIVLTGLSPEIDDSSIQVSNLEGLGLSGLSYQVKAAQEKVKTNSFNLLQVSIDSTTNAITVVDAKLAGLNEESLILQSNRSLGGSTTGLSLAQVKSFGDYYNQRTEEISIARSKLNTTRSQLADKLQKLKSDQTKLDPESNGRQGEITLKLYGATAKKVNLKITYNVENAGWVPLYDIRADGKSAYVNLDFKGQIYQQTGTDWKNVNVKLSTSDPNVDNTKPVLEPKRLRFINYSYSSNATTRSNKKYNPTVKNVRGKITDPEGEPILGATVMVRGTNNATTTDFDGNYSLEIPRGSELVINFSGYDRTTVPIYASVIDAQLSTSLEAVVVAGYRTRTRRETNDASSVVTETAPEVVQSIEDNIAARTYQLSQKYTIASTGETVDINISSNKVAATYEYYTAPVINENVFLTAILKDYEKLNLIPGEANVYFDDSYSGKIYFDTDTVEEDLVVSLGVDPQITVKREDQKDTRSKSFLGSNTILEKRYVITLKNNRNTDIKVKLEDRIPISANSDIKVDDVETGNAAVQSDEQILTWMVDIASGAQVKREFSYQVKYPKGRRINEK; from the coding sequence ATGAGATTATTCCCTATTCTTTTCTTCACGGCGACACTGATACATGCGCAGCAAATAGTCGATTCTAATATTGACGATGTGACTGTTTACCTAAGAGGTGCAAAGGTCACTAGAACAGCAACGGCGTCTCTGAAAAGCGGATCCAACGAGATCGTTCTAACCGGTCTGTCGCCGGAAATAGACGATAGTAGTATACAGGTATCAAATCTAGAAGGCTTGGGACTTTCTGGCTTAAGCTATCAGGTCAAGGCAGCCCAGGAAAAAGTCAAAACCAATAGTTTCAACCTGCTGCAGGTAAGTATAGACTCTACGACCAACGCCATTACCGTTGTAGACGCAAAACTTGCAGGACTCAATGAAGAATCTCTTATCCTTCAATCCAACCGCAGTTTGGGTGGTAGTACTACAGGTCTTTCCCTCGCACAGGTAAAAAGCTTTGGTGACTACTATAACCAGCGCACCGAGGAAATTTCTATTGCCAGATCCAAGCTGAATACGACGCGTTCTCAATTAGCAGATAAATTGCAAAAGTTAAAAAGCGATCAAACAAAACTTGATCCTGAATCCAATGGCCGACAAGGTGAGATCACCTTGAAATTATATGGTGCGACTGCAAAAAAGGTAAATCTAAAGATCACCTATAACGTAGAAAATGCGGGTTGGGTGCCATTATACGATATACGGGCGGATGGAAAGTCAGCGTATGTAAATCTAGATTTTAAAGGACAGATCTACCAACAAACAGGTACTGACTGGAAAAACGTAAACGTCAAACTATCTACAAGTGATCCTAATGTAGATAATACCAAGCCAGTGTTAGAGCCTAAACGCTTGCGCTTTATTAATTATAGCTACTCCAGCAACGCCACTACTCGCAGTAATAAAAAATATAACCCAACAGTTAAAAACGTACGCGGTAAGATCACAGACCCAGAAGGAGAACCGATTCTGGGAGCTACCGTTATGGTTAGAGGAACAAATAATGCAACCACCACAGACTTTGACGGCAACTATTCGCTAGAAATACCAAGAGGTAGTGAGTTGGTCATAAACTTTTCAGGATATGACAGGACTACCGTTCCAATTTATGCCAGTGTGATTGACGCACAACTTTCCACAAGTCTTGAGGCGGTTGTTGTCGCTGGATATCGTACTAGAACTAGAAGAGAAACCAATGATGCATCGTCTGTCGTTACTGAAACAGCACCTGAAGTCGTTCAATCTATAGAAGACAACATCGCTGCACGTACCTATCAATTAAGTCAAAAATATACTATCGCATCTACGGGTGAAACGGTAGATATCAACATATCTAGCAATAAGGTAGCCGCTACCTATGAATACTACACCGCACCCGTAATCAATGAGAACGTCTTCCTGACAGCAATTCTTAAGGATTATGAAAAACTCAATCTAATTCCTGGTGAGGCTAATGTTTACTTTGATGACTCCTATTCAGGTAAAATTTATTTTGACACAGACACGGTCGAGGAGGATCTCGTTGTAAGTCTAGGTGTTGATCCTCAAATAACTGTAAAACGCGAAGATCAAAAAGATACTAGGAGTAAGAGCTTTTTGGGCTCCAACACAATACTCGAAAAACGCTACGTCATTACTTTAAAAAACAATCGTAATACTGATATCAAGGTTAAATTAGAGGATCGAATTCCTATTAGCGCAAATTCCGACATCAAAGTAGATGATGTTGAAACTGGAAATGCTGCAGTACAGTCTGATGAACAAATACTTACTTGGATGGTGGACATAGCAAGTGGTGCACAGGTAAAAAGAGAATTTAGCTACCAAGTGAAGTATCCGAAAGGCCGTAGAATCAATGAAAAGTAG
- a CDS encoding adenine phosphoribosyltransferase, whose protein sequence is MNQQDLKEFVKDVPDFPKAGIVFKDIAPLLASAKARKAMTAAIVSNYKNQKIDVVVGIESRGFLFGMLLAEALEASFVMLRKPNKLPGDIEKYTYDLEYGTDTIEIQTDAIPNGSHVLLHDDVLATGGTAGAAVQLIEKIGGKVVSANFIMELDFLEGRKQLGDLDIYSVLHY, encoded by the coding sequence ATGAATCAACAGGATTTAAAAGAATTCGTAAAGGACGTTCCCGATTTTCCCAAAGCTGGTATCGTGTTTAAGGACATTGCTCCGTTGCTCGCTTCCGCGAAAGCGAGAAAAGCCATGACCGCTGCCATCGTATCCAACTATAAGAATCAAAAAATCGACGTCGTAGTTGGCATAGAATCTCGCGGATTCTTATTCGGCATGCTGCTGGCAGAAGCGCTGGAAGCATCCTTTGTAATGTTGCGCAAACCCAACAAGCTGCCTGGCGATATTGAGAAATATACCTATGATCTGGAATACGGCACAGATACCATTGAAATTCAAACCGATGCTATCCCTAACGGCAGTCACGTATTGCTTCACGATGATGTGTTAGCCACTGGTGGTACTGCTGGAGCAGCCGTTCAACTTATAGAAAAGATAGGCGGCAAGGTAGTGAGTGCTAATTTTATCATGGAACTGGATTTTCTAGAAGGTAGAAAGCAACTGGGCGACCTCGATATTTACAGCGTGTTGCATTATTAA
- a CDS encoding M57 family metalloprotease: MTHSIFKKTFLGLSACALLFTACEREESFDQEVDQKSELAKAKAYAEEIGYHPDDIKIDQFMLPDGSTEERIFIEDDIALEASDFYALENMNAIAKQYRTTNLVTGTNRTIDIIGYTGGSNALTSTQRTALQWAVANYNRLSGVSLTFRLTFGTSYQDKDMVIYRNPGNTGAGGSAGFPSNGRPNKFVQLYAGMDFYDTNVNEHVITHEIGHSVGFRHTDYFSRASCGQNVNEGDGGVGAIRVSGTPSGYDPDSIMLSCFSSGEDGEFGSNDIIALQAMY, encoded by the coding sequence ATGACACATTCCATTTTCAAAAAAACATTCTTAGGACTTTCTGCTTGTGCCCTATTATTCACGGCTTGTGAAAGAGAAGAAAGTTTTGATCAAGAAGTAGATCAAAAATCAGAGCTTGCCAAAGCAAAAGCCTATGCAGAAGAGATAGGTTATCATCCAGATGACATTAAGATCGATCAATTCATGTTGCCTGATGGGTCTACTGAAGAGCGCATCTTTATAGAAGATGACATTGCTCTTGAGGCATCAGACTTCTATGCACTGGAAAATATGAACGCTATTGCAAAGCAATACCGCACGACTAACCTTGTTACCGGTACTAATCGTACGATCGACATCATAGGTTATACTGGAGGTTCCAATGCATTGACTAGTACCCAGCGTACTGCGTTGCAATGGGCCGTAGCTAACTATAATAGATTGAGCGGTGTAAGCTTGACCTTTAGGTTGACTTTTGGTACCAGCTATCAAGATAAAGACATGGTCATCTACCGCAATCCAGGAAATACTGGAGCTGGTGGATCTGCTGGTTTCCCCTCTAATGGTAGACCTAACAAATTTGTTCAGCTTTATGCCGGTATGGATTTTTATGATACCAACGTCAACGAGCATGTTATCACGCATGAGATTGGACACTCTGTTGGTTTCCGTCATACAGACTACTTCTCTCGCGCTTCTTGTGGACAGAACGTTAACGAAGGTGACGGCGGCGTAGGTGCTATTAGAGTATCTGGAACTCCTAGCGGTTATGATCCAGATTCCATCATGCTTTCCTGCTTTAGCTCTGGAGAAGATGGTGAGTTTGGAAGCAATGACATCATCGCATTACAAGCTATGTACTAA
- the thrA gene encoding bifunctional aspartate kinase/homoserine dehydrogenase I yields the protein MIVLKFGGTSVSSPANLKQLKNIVESKSESFIVVVSAFSGITNLLESIATNSLQQEPHALLKEFKDIHVDHIKNYFTDKQQTEVLVEIQKKCNQLENICTSVFTLQELSNRTRALILSFGERLSSFVVHRYLNAHGVAIELLDPTKIITGNGDYLNTTVDFEKTAAQAAAIVKNANYIIGGFIASNEKGEVVTLGRGGSDYTAAILGNVLEATSVEIWSDVNGVQSADPRKVKQTIAIENLSYEEAFEMAYFGAKVLYPPSVIPLRNKKIPLFLKNTGAPDQLGTYISDHNKSDLHKIQGVSSLANIAMITVSGVGLSGRKGSARQVFQVLEDNDINIVLITQSCSEQSIGLGIDQSKAAFAKTILDNRFAEEIAKQQFNEAQVSLDHCIIALVGDKMKSKVGLCGHVFSAIGENGINVTAIAQGASERNISIVIDKKDETKALNVIHERFFSKPVKNIHIFIAGVGNVGGEFLTMLDGQRKALLEDYNLNLKICGVANSRKMLFDSNDGLSTADIKSLKENGKDYGAYENFLKEIVDQNLSNSVFLDMTASAIVSDGYLPLLKKSISVVTCNKIACSSSQELFEELNHSAREYNCDFKYETSVGAALPVIKTIQDLIISGDRIHKIEAVISGSLNFIFNEYDGAKPFADVVRLAMNEGYTEPDPLIDLSGLDVMRKILILSRESGLNREIDDITYKSFLPEPCENAASNEILFEELLKHESHFKAIYDSAFAKACKLKVVASLNDGNMSVALQEVPSHSPFYNLEGKDNVIALNTSRYVDEPLVIKGAGAGAEVTASGVFADLMLIFNRKS from the coding sequence ATGATCGTATTAAAATTTGGAGGAACCAGCGTTTCTTCACCAGCCAACCTAAAACAGCTCAAGAACATTGTTGAGTCAAAATCAGAATCCTTTATCGTCGTAGTTTCTGCATTTTCTGGAATTACCAATCTATTGGAATCCATCGCTACAAATTCCTTGCAACAAGAACCTCACGCATTGCTCAAAGAGTTCAAGGATATTCACGTGGATCATATCAAGAATTACTTCACAGACAAACAACAAACGGAAGTTCTTGTAGAGATCCAGAAAAAATGCAATCAGTTGGAGAATATCTGTACGTCGGTATTCACGTTGCAGGAATTATCCAATAGGACCAGAGCCTTGATCCTAAGTTTTGGGGAACGACTTTCTTCCTTTGTAGTACATCGCTATCTCAACGCTCATGGAGTAGCGATTGAACTATTGGACCCAACTAAAATCATTACAGGAAATGGTGATTATTTGAACACTACGGTTGACTTTGAAAAAACGGCAGCACAAGCAGCTGCCATAGTGAAAAATGCCAACTATATCATTGGCGGCTTTATTGCATCAAATGAAAAAGGCGAAGTGGTCACCTTAGGTCGCGGTGGTAGCGATTATACGGCGGCTATATTGGGAAATGTGCTTGAGGCCACTTCTGTAGAAATATGGAGTGATGTGAATGGTGTACAAAGTGCAGATCCTAGAAAGGTCAAGCAAACCATCGCTATTGAAAACCTTAGTTATGAAGAAGCATTTGAGATGGCCTATTTTGGCGCCAAGGTTCTTTATCCGCCATCTGTAATACCGCTACGCAATAAGAAAATCCCTTTATTTCTTAAAAATACGGGAGCACCTGATCAATTGGGAACATACATTAGTGACCATAATAAATCAGATCTTCATAAGATTCAAGGTGTTTCTTCACTTGCCAATATTGCGATGATCACAGTTTCTGGTGTTGGATTATCAGGTCGCAAGGGTAGCGCACGTCAAGTGTTCCAGGTGTTGGAAGACAACGACATCAATATCGTTTTGATCACCCAAAGCTGCTCAGAGCAAAGTATAGGTTTAGGTATTGATCAAAGCAAGGCAGCCTTTGCAAAAACGATCCTTGATAATCGCTTTGCCGAAGAGATTGCCAAACAACAATTTAACGAGGCGCAAGTCTCCTTGGATCACTGCATTATTGCCCTAGTAGGTGATAAAATGAAGTCCAAAGTAGGACTTTGTGGACACGTTTTTAGCGCTATAGGTGAGAATGGTATCAATGTGACGGCGATCGCCCAAGGTGCCAGTGAAAGAAACATCTCCATCGTGATTGATAAAAAGGATGAGACCAAGGCACTCAACGTCATTCACGAGCGATTTTTCTCAAAACCGGTAAAAAATATCCATATTTTCATTGCTGGTGTTGGGAATGTAGGTGGTGAGTTCCTCACCATGCTGGACGGTCAGCGCAAGGCATTGCTGGAAGATTACAACCTCAATCTTAAGATTTGTGGTGTCGCAAACAGCCGCAAGATGTTGTTTGATAGCAATGATGGACTATCCACGGCAGACATCAAATCACTTAAAGAAAATGGTAAGGATTACGGCGCTTATGAAAATTTCCTGAAGGAAATCGTGGATCAGAACCTGTCCAACAGTGTGTTCCTAGACATGACCGCGTCTGCAATTGTGAGTGACGGCTACTTGCCGTTGCTCAAGAAAAGCATCTCGGTGGTGACCTGTAACAAAATTGCCTGCAGCAGCTCGCAGGAACTGTTTGAAGAGCTCAACCACAGCGCACGCGAGTACAACTGCGATTTCAAATATGAGACATCGGTTGGAGCGGCCTTGCCGGTCATCAAAACCATACAGGATTTGATCATTAGTGGTGACCGTATCCACAAAATCGAGGCCGTAATTTCTGGTAGTCTCAACTTCATTTTCAATGAATATGATGGCGCAAAACCTTTTGCAGATGTGGTGAGGCTAGCCATGAATGAAGGCTATACAGAGCCAGATCCATTGATCGATTTGAGCGGTCTGGACGTGATGCGCAAGATCTTGATTTTATCACGTGAGTCTGGTTTGAATCGCGAGATTGACGACATCACCTACAAAAGTTTCTTGCCAGAGCCCTGCGAAAATGCGGCCAGTAACGAGATTCTTTTTGAGGAATTGCTGAAGCATGAATCCCACTTTAAAGCCATTTATGATTCCGCTTTCGCGAAAGCCTGTAAACTCAAGGTTGTTGCTTCATTAAACGACGGCAATATGTCTGTCGCCTTGCAAGAAGTCCCATCGCACAGCCCTTTCTATAATTTGGAAGGAAAGGACAACGTCATCGCGTTGAACACTTCAAGATACGTGGACGAGCCGCTGGTCATCAAAGGTGCTGGTGCTGGCGCAGAAGTCACCGCCAGTGGAGTTTTTGCAGATTTAATGCTCATCTTCAATAGGAAATCATGA
- a CDS encoding homoserine kinase → MKKVTAFAPATIANFNVGFDFLGVALQGIGDEVTMSFNGTDSNTILSIENGADLPMEAAKNCCSVVVRCMQEELQDFKGVDIHIKKGFASGSGLGSSSASSAAAAFAYNNIMGEPFTKNQLVYFAAQGEKAACGSPHVDNVAPSIIGGMVMQKASDPADFISLPILPDLYAVLLYPQIMVKTSDSRSILKETMAVRTASEQIGFMGSFVASLYLQDVALFKAAMQDVVIEPMRSMLIPKFAEMKTAVLDQGALAFGISGSGPSVFTVVQGKEMTEKIQHYLEAIYNTTDVDYKVYISPINADSGATIL, encoded by the coding sequence ATGAAAAAGGTAACCGCTTTTGCTCCTGCAACCATAGCCAATTTTAACGTGGGTTTTGACTTTCTGGGAGTTGCCCTGCAAGGTATAGGCGATGAGGTCACGATGTCATTTAACGGGACTGATTCCAATACGATCCTGTCCATAGAAAATGGCGCTGATCTACCTATGGAAGCAGCAAAGAATTGCTGCTCTGTGGTCGTGCGTTGCATGCAGGAAGAACTGCAGGATTTCAAAGGCGTTGATATTCACATCAAAAAAGGTTTTGCTTCTGGTAGCGGTTTAGGGTCGAGTAGTGCGAGTAGTGCCGCAGCAGCTTTTGCCTACAACAACATCATGGGCGAGCCTTTTACTAAAAACCAATTGGTTTATTTTGCCGCTCAAGGCGAAAAGGCAGCCTGTGGCAGTCCGCACGTTGACAACGTGGCGCCGTCCATCATAGGTGGTATGGTGATGCAAAAAGCCAGTGATCCAGCAGATTTTATTTCACTACCCATTTTACCAGATCTGTATGCGGTGCTGCTGTATCCACAGATCATGGTGAAAACATCTGATTCCAGAAGCATTTTAAAAGAAACCATGGCGGTAAGAACCGCAAGCGAACAGATAGGTTTTATGGGTTCTTTTGTGGCGAGTTTGTATTTGCAAGATGTAGCATTGTTCAAGGCCGCCATGCAAGATGTTGTGATTGAACCAATGCGCAGCATGTTGATTCCCAAGTTTGCAGAAATGAAAACTGCCGTTCTGGATCAAGGCGCGTTAGCCTTTGGGATTTCTGGTTCTGGACCATCAGTGTTTACGGTGGTTCAAGGAAAGGAAATGACTGAAAAGATCCAACACTACCTTGAGGCTATCTATAACACCACTGATGTAGATTATAAAGTTTACATAAGTCCCATCAATGCCGATAGCGGCGCTACCATTCTTTAA
- the thrC gene encoding threonine synthase → MKFISTTPNEERVSFKTAVLNGLTQNGALYFPEEIPQLPSSFFENIENLSDHEIAFTALQPYVQENLSDADLKWIIEDAINFPTPVKHIREATYVLELFHGPTESFKDVGARFMSRCLSKFEKSSDKEITILVATSGDTGSAVASGFYDVEGVNVKILFPKDKVSPYQERQMTSLGKNIKAIEVDGTFDDCQRMVKQAFNDHKLREQVELTSANSINLARLLPQMIYYFLAYKQIKKELKDKSLVVSIPSGNLGNASAGILAKHMGLPIKRFIAAHNANDTFTDYLKTGEYKSKPSVLTFSNAMDVGNPSNYERLAYLYGRNLGAMSEDISAASITDEETVQEMKDTIRETGYLLDPHGAVGKLALERSLKEDELGIFVETAHPNKFQDIIVKAVPDHVLTETSLDGFHKLSMDNDYNQLRDILLS, encoded by the coding sequence ATGAAATTTATTAGTACCACACCTAACGAAGAACGTGTAAGCTTTAAAACAGCCGTACTCAATGGCTTGACTCAAAATGGTGCCCTTTATTTTCCAGAGGAGATTCCGCAATTACCATCCAGCTTTTTTGAGAACATAGAAAACCTTTCTGATCACGAGATAGCCTTTACCGCATTACAACCTTACGTACAAGAAAACCTTTCTGATGCTGATTTGAAATGGATCATTGAAGATGCCATCAATTTTCCGACGCCGGTCAAGCATATTAGAGAAGCCACTTACGTTTTGGAACTCTTCCACGGCCCAACGGAATCCTTTAAAGACGTAGGTGCTCGATTCATGTCTCGTTGCTTATCTAAATTTGAAAAGAGTAGCGATAAAGAGATTACCATTTTGGTAGCGACTTCTGGAGATACAGGCAGCGCTGTGGCCAGCGGTTTCTATGATGTGGAAGGTGTGAATGTAAAAATACTCTTCCCCAAGGATAAGGTAAGTCCTTATCAAGAACGTCAAATGACCAGTTTAGGGAAAAACATCAAGGCCATTGAAGTGGACGGTACTTTTGATGATTGCCAGCGCATGGTGAAGCAGGCTTTTAATGACCACAAGTTGCGCGAGCAAGTAGAATTAACCAGCGCCAACTCCATTAACCTTGCTAGGTTATTGCCACAAATGATCTATTATTTCTTGGCTTACAAACAGATCAAAAAAGAGCTCAAGGATAAATCTTTAGTAGTTTCCATACCATCAGGAAATTTAGGGAACGCCTCTGCTGGCATACTAGCTAAGCATATGGGATTGCCCATCAAACGATTCATCGCAGCGCACAATGCTAACGATACCTTTACCGATTATCTCAAAACTGGTGAATACAAATCCAAACCATCGGTGCTTACCTTTTCCAACGCTATGGATGTTGGGAATCCTAGTAATTATGAACGACTGGCTTACTTGTATGGAAGAAATCTAGGAGCAATGTCTGAGGACATCTCCGCTGCTTCCATCACCGATGAGGAAACCGTACAAGAGATGAAGGACACGATTCGGGAAACAGGTTATTTACTGGATCCTCATGGTGCGGTTGGTAAACTGGCTTTGGAGCGCAGCCTCAAGGAAGACGAATTAGGCATCTTTGTAGAAACCGCACATCCCAACAAGTTCCAAGACATTATTGTCAAAGCCGTTCCTGATCACGTCCTTACCGAAACCTCGCTGGATGGTTTTCACAAACTGAGTATGGATAATGATTACAACCAGTTAAGAGATATTTTGCTAAGCTAA
- the bshB1 gene encoding bacillithiol biosynthesis deacetylase BshB1 yields MKLDILAVGSHPDDIELSCAGVLAKEASRGKKIGILDLTRGELGTRGTPEIRDQEAADAAKVLGVTVRENLAFADGFFTNDKAHQLKIVKIIRKYQPEVVICNAIRDRHPDHARGSELTSVSCFLSGLRKIETQLEGQQQEAWRPKQVYHYIQWQDMDPDIVIDISGFMETKIDSVKAYKSQFFDPESNEPSTPISSNNFFESIRYRAANLGRLIGTDHAEGFMVERYPAVDSIFDLI; encoded by the coding sequence ATGAAATTAGATATACTCGCTGTAGGATCACATCCTGATGATATTGAATTGAGCTGTGCCGGTGTTCTGGCCAAAGAAGCATCCAGAGGAAAAAAGATTGGGATTCTAGATCTAACAAGAGGTGAACTGGGAACTCGAGGAACCCCAGAAATACGGGATCAAGAAGCCGCAGATGCTGCGAAGGTTTTGGGCGTTACCGTAAGAGAAAATCTAGCTTTTGCCGATGGTTTTTTCACCAATGACAAGGCACACCAGTTAAAGATTGTCAAGATCATTAGAAAGTACCAACCAGAAGTCGTGATATGTAATGCCATAAGAGATAGGCATCCAGATCACGCTCGTGGATCAGAATTGACCAGCGTGAGCTGTTTTTTATCGGGTTTACGCAAAATTGAAACCCAGTTGGAAGGTCAACAGCAAGAGGCATGGAGACCTAAACAGGTGTATCATTACATCCAATGGCAAGACATGGATCCAGACATTGTTATTGACATCTCTGGTTTTATGGAAACTAAAATTGATAGTGTCAAGGCCTACAAATCACAGTTCTTTGATCCTGAAAGTAATGAGCCGTCAACACCCATAAGCAGTAATAATTTCTTTGAATCCATACGATATAGAGCTGCCAATTTAGGTAGGCTTATAGGGACAGACCATGCAGAAGGTTTTATGGTGGAACGCTACCCAGCAGTGGATTCTATCTTTGATTTGATATAA
- a CDS encoding trans-sulfuration enzyme family protein: MKNKRNINYTCVHAGELKDTIYGGATAPIYTSTTYDYRGPGTNLYPRYFNTPNQVALAQKISALEQTEASLIFGSGMAAISAVFMAFLKSGDHVIMQRAIYGGTSHFAAAEFEHVGITYTMLEHINEDTMKQALQDNTKMLYIETPSNPLLEITDIEKVSAFAKANSLITAIDNTFASPINQNPASLGIDLVIHSATKYLGGHSDICAGTVSGTQKHMEHLWKTAKNYGGSLSDVTVHLLERSIKTLALRVKQQSKTALKLARFLEKHPDMKKVNYPGLKSHPNYHIAKKQMYAYGGMMSFELKSHVDHNDFLEELKVIKPALSLAGVESTILSPALTSHSLMTAEERAQQGISDRLLRFSVGIEELNILVDDLEQALEKSRKR, from the coding sequence ATGAAGAATAAACGTAATATCAATTATACCTGCGTCCACGCGGGCGAACTCAAGGATACGATTTATGGTGGCGCCACGGCGCCCATCTATACCTCAACCACCTATGATTATCGCGGTCCTGGAACAAATCTGTATCCACGATACTTTAACACGCCTAATCAGGTGGCGCTGGCTCAAAAGATCTCTGCGTTGGAGCAGACTGAGGCTTCCTTGATTTTTGGTAGTGGTATGGCGGCGATTAGTGCGGTATTTATGGCCTTTCTCAAATCTGGCGACCATGTGATCATGCAGCGTGCGATTTATGGCGGTACTTCACATTTTGCTGCGGCAGAATTTGAGCATGTGGGAATCACCTACACCATGCTGGAGCACATCAATGAGGACACAATGAAACAAGCGCTCCAGGACAATACCAAGATGTTGTACATCGAGACGCCTAGCAATCCATTATTGGAGATTACAGATATTGAAAAGGTTTCCGCTTTCGCGAAAGCGAACTCCCTAATCACCGCTATCGACAACACGTTTGCCTCGCCTATCAACCAAAATCCTGCAAGTTTAGGTATTGACCTGGTGATTCACAGCGCGACCAAATATCTAGGCGGCCACAGCGACATTTGCGCGGGAACCGTTAGCGGTACGCAGAAACACATGGAGCATTTATGGAAAACCGCAAAAAATTATGGTGGTAGTTTAAGTGATGTCACCGTGCATCTACTGGAGCGCAGTATCAAAACATTGGCCTTGCGGGTAAAGCAGCAGTCCAAAACTGCGCTAAAACTGGCACGCTTTCTAGAGAAGCATCCAGACATGAAAAAGGTAAACTATCCTGGATTGAAGTCGCACCCCAATTACCACATCGCCAAAAAACAGATGTACGCCTATGGCGGCATGATGTCTTTTGAATTGAAATCACATGTTGACCACAACGATTTCCTGGAAGAATTAAAGGTCATTAAACCAGCCTTAAGTCTTGCCGGCGTGGAATCTACCATCCTATCTCCAGCGTTGACCTCGCACAGCCTCATGACGGCAGAAGAGCGCGCACAGCAAGGAATAAGCGACCGATTGTTACGATTTTCCGTTGGTATTGAAGAACTCAACATTCTGGTAGACGACCTGGAACAGGCTCTTGAAAAAAGCCGAAAAAGATAA
- a CDS encoding MBL fold metallo-hydrolase, which translates to MKNIMGFLLMLVLFSACKEKEKTTVETADNQMEQQDAATETAVTPEIEIMPISHASFVMKWGDKVIYLDPVGGASAYEGMRAADMILITHTHGDHMDPATLKAVMNDNAKLFTPQAVADKLGADFNPTVLNNGDSEAVGGITVNAVAMYNITEGRLNNHPEGVGNGYVIESDGYRVYVSGDTEGTPEMRSLENIDKAFVCMNLPYTMDVEQAADAVLDFAPAEVIPYHYRGKDGLHDIDKFKSLVNKGNADIEVTFMDWYPERN; encoded by the coding sequence ATGAAAAATATAATGGGATTCTTACTGATGCTGGTATTATTCAGCGCATGTAAGGAAAAGGAAAAAACTACCGTGGAAACCGCAGACAATCAAATGGAACAGCAGGATGCCGCTACTGAAACGGCTGTGACACCAGAGATTGAAATCATGCCTATCTCTCACGCCTCTTTTGTCATGAAATGGGGTGACAAAGTAATTTACCTAGATCCTGTTGGAGGAGCCAGTGCATATGAAGGCATGCGGGCAGCAGATATGATCTTGATCACTCATACTCACGGCGATCATATGGATCCAGCTACGTTAAAAGCGGTCATGAATGACAATGCCAAATTATTTACGCCACAAGCAGTGGCAGATAAATTAGGAGCTGATTTTAATCCAACTGTTTTGAATAATGGTGATTCAGAAGCTGTAGGTGGTATTACAGTAAATGCCGTTGCGATGTACAACATCACTGAAGGCCGTCTCAATAATCATCCAGAAGGAGTTGGGAACGGATATGTGATCGAGAGCGATGGATACAGAGTATATGTTTCTGGAGATACAGAAGGTACTCCAGAGATGAGAAGCCTTGAAAATATTGATAAGGCATTTGTTTGTATGAATCTACCGTACACCATGGACGTAGAACAAGCAGCAGATGCGGTTCTTGATTTTGCGCCGGCAGAAGTGATTCCTTACCATTACCGTGGTAAAGATGGACTTCATGACATTGATAAGTTCAAATCACTTGTAAACAAAGGAAATGCAGATATCGAAGTAACTTTCATGGATTGGTATCCAGAAAGAAATTAG